One stretch of Lacimicrobium alkaliphilum DNA includes these proteins:
- a CDS encoding HlyC/CorC family transporter produces MDEITTGSLFILLTVLIVLSAYFSSSETGMMSINRYRLKHLVKEDHSGARRVHKLLLRPDRLIGLILIGNNLVNIAASAVATIIGMRLFGDIGIAIATFALTLVILVFAEVTPKTLAALYPEKISFPSSFILLPLLKIFYPLVYIINGFTNGILILFRINPASSGGDSLSREELRTVVHEAGAMIPKQHQEMLVGILDLEKVTAEDIMIPRNEIVAIDVNDDWKSIQKQLFHSQHTRVLLYRDNIDDAVGFLHMRDALKLLTKDEFSKASLLRAVREIYFTPESTPLHTLLYKFQAAKERIGLVVDEYGDIQGLVTLEDILEEIVGDFTTTILPTHSKEVNLESDGSVLVDGSANIRDLNKEMGWQFPTEGPKTLNGLIIEHFEEIPQVNLCCRIAGYPLEIIENNENMVKSVRVMPTFYQTPTDNKAENQNN; encoded by the coding sequence TTGGACGAAATCACCACCGGTTCGCTATTTATTCTGCTGACCGTCTTAATTGTACTCTCTGCATATTTCTCCAGCTCGGAAACCGGCATGATGTCGATAAACAGATATCGGCTCAAGCATCTGGTTAAAGAAGATCACAGCGGCGCCAGGAGAGTGCATAAACTGTTGCTAAGACCCGATCGGCTGATCGGTCTCATTCTTATTGGCAACAATCTGGTCAATATCGCAGCGTCGGCAGTGGCAACGATCATTGGGATGCGACTGTTCGGGGATATTGGTATCGCTATTGCGACCTTTGCACTGACACTAGTGATACTGGTGTTTGCAGAGGTTACCCCGAAAACCCTGGCAGCGCTGTATCCTGAAAAAATATCCTTCCCAAGCTCTTTTATTCTTTTACCTCTGCTGAAAATCTTCTATCCGCTGGTCTACATCATCAACGGTTTTACCAACGGCATTTTAATCCTGTTTCGAATCAACCCGGCCAGCAGTGGTGGAGACAGCCTCAGTCGTGAGGAACTTCGCACCGTCGTACATGAGGCGGGCGCCATGATCCCCAAACAGCACCAGGAGATGTTGGTGGGCATACTGGATCTGGAAAAAGTCACCGCCGAAGACATCATGATCCCAAGAAATGAGATTGTCGCTATTGATGTTAACGATGACTGGAAGTCTATTCAAAAGCAGTTGTTTCATTCGCAGCACACTCGGGTATTGTTATATCGCGACAATATTGATGACGCTGTTGGCTTTTTGCATATGCGCGACGCGCTTAAATTACTGACTAAAGATGAGTTTTCCAAAGCCAGCTTACTGAGGGCGGTACGGGAAATTTATTTCACCCCTGAATCTACTCCTCTGCATACACTGTTATACAAATTCCAGGCGGCCAAAGAGCGCATCGGTCTGGTAGTAGACGAGTATGGAGATATTCAGGGGCTGGTAACGCTGGAAGATATTCTCGAAGAGATTGTGGGTGATTTCACCACCACTATTTTGCCCACACACAGCAAAGAGGTGAATCTTGAGTCAGACGGCAGTGTGCTGGTTGATGGCAGCGCCAATATCCGCGACCTCAACAAAGAAATGGGTTGGCAGTTCCCCACCGAGGGCCCAAAAACACTGAATGGCTTAATCATTGAGCATTTTGAGGAAATTCCCCAGGTGAATCTGTGCTGCAGGATCGCAGGTTACCCACTGGAGATCATTGAAAACAATGAGAATATGGTGAAATCTGTACGCGTAATGCCAACCTTTTATCAGACCCCAACTGACAATAAGGCAGAAAATCAGAACAACTAG
- a CDS encoding cytochrome C assembly family protein encodes MLILALAVCALYLIATGHISARLFHHEGPKHKLSILVGSLAVIAHLVLVLDGIFSGSGQNMSILNVASLVALMITLSMTIASFSLPNALLLPMVYGFAAIVVLINQLIPDSYVIYIDMRPALIAHITLALFAYGCLMISMLYALQLSYINFRLKHKQVSLLHSSLPPLMIVERIFFRLLLIGTAILTLSLISGFVFLDDMFAQHQAHKTLLSLIAWLLFSILLLGHHKLGWRGRPIIIGTVTGALILTLAYFGSRFVKEVLLGM; translated from the coding sequence ATGTTGATACTGGCACTGGCCGTTTGTGCTCTTTACCTGATCGCCACAGGCCATATCAGCGCCAGATTATTTCACCATGAAGGGCCAAAACATAAGCTGTCAATCCTGGTGGGAAGTCTTGCAGTAATAGCCCACCTGGTGCTGGTGCTCGACGGTATATTCAGTGGCTCCGGCCAGAATATGAGTATCCTTAACGTAGCGTCACTGGTGGCGTTGATGATTACCCTGTCGATGACTATCGCCTCATTCAGTCTGCCCAATGCCCTGCTCCTGCCGATGGTGTACGGTTTTGCAGCAATAGTGGTGTTGATCAATCAGCTCATTCCCGATTCCTATGTGATATATATCGATATGCGCCCGGCACTGATTGCTCATATCACCCTGGCATTGTTTGCCTATGGCTGTCTGATGATCAGCATGTTATACGCGCTGCAGCTGTCCTATATTAATTTCAGGCTGAAACACAAACAGGTATCGCTGCTGCACTCCTCACTGCCGCCACTGATGATAGTGGAAAGGATCTTCTTCAGATTGCTGCTGATCGGCACGGCGATACTCACCCTGTCGCTGATCAGCGGCTTTGTGTTTCTGGATGATATGTTTGCCCAGCATCAGGCCCACAAAACCCTGCTGTCACTGATTGCCTGGCTGCTGTTCAGCATTTTGCTACTTGGCCACCATAAACTGGGCTGGCGCGGCAGACCCATCATCATCGGCACAGTGACTGGCGCATTGATTCTGACTCTGGCATATTTTGGCAGTCGGTTCGTAAAAGAAGTTTTGCTGGGAATGTGA
- the ffh gene encoding signal recognition particle protein, with translation MFENLSERLGKTLKNISGRGRLTEDNIKDTLREVRMALLEADVALPVVREFIGQVKEKAVGIEVSKSLNPGQVFIKIVQSELEAIMGQANEKLDLSSKPPAVVMVAGLQGAGKTTSIGKLARFLREREKKKVLVVSADIYRPAAIKQLETLASEVQVGFHPSSVDQNPVDIVEGAIEQARKQFYDVLLVDTAGRLHVDDKMMGEIKALHQAIQPIETLFVVDAMTGQDAANTAQAFNDALPLTGVILTKADGDARGGAALSVRHITGKPIKFLGMGEKSDALEPFHPDRVASRILGMGDVLSLVEEIERKVDKDKAQKLAKKVQKGKGFDLQDFKEQLEQMRNMGGMMSLVDKMPGMGNMSAQIKDKANDKSFNQMEAIINSMTPGERQRPEIIKGSRKRRIASGSGTQIQDVNRLLKQFTQMQKMMKKMSGGGMGKMMKRMKGMMPPGGPGGPGGMFPR, from the coding sequence ATGTTTGAGAATCTGAGCGAACGATTAGGTAAAACCCTTAAAAATATCAGCGGCCGGGGCAGGTTAACCGAAGATAATATCAAGGATACCCTGCGTGAGGTCAGAATGGCCTTGCTGGAAGCCGATGTGGCCTTGCCGGTGGTACGGGAATTTATCGGCCAGGTTAAGGAAAAGGCCGTCGGTATTGAGGTCAGCAAAAGCCTTAATCCCGGTCAGGTGTTTATCAAGATTGTTCAGTCAGAGCTTGAGGCCATTATGGGCCAGGCGAATGAGAAACTGGACCTGTCTTCGAAGCCGCCGGCGGTGGTGATGGTGGCGGGCCTGCAAGGTGCCGGTAAAACCACCAGTATCGGTAAGCTGGCCAGATTTTTACGGGAGCGGGAAAAGAAAAAGGTACTGGTGGTCAGCGCCGATATTTACCGCCCGGCGGCGATCAAACAACTTGAAACCCTGGCCTCTGAAGTTCAGGTGGGTTTCCATCCCTCCAGTGTCGACCAGAACCCGGTTGATATTGTAGAGGGCGCCATCGAGCAGGCACGTAAACAGTTCTACGATGTGTTATTGGTGGATACCGCCGGCCGTTTGCACGTTGATGACAAGATGATGGGCGAGATCAAGGCCCTGCATCAGGCCATTCAGCCGATTGAAACCCTGTTTGTGGTGGACGCCATGACAGGTCAGGATGCCGCCAATACCGCACAGGCTTTTAATGATGCACTGCCACTGACAGGTGTGATCCTGACCAAGGCCGACGGCGATGCCAGAGGTGGTGCTGCGCTCTCTGTGCGTCATATTACCGGCAAGCCGATAAAATTCTTAGGCATGGGAGAAAAATCCGATGCCCTTGAGCCTTTCCATCCGGATCGTGTTGCCTCCCGTATTCTGGGCATGGGCGATGTACTCAGCCTGGTGGAGGAGATTGAGCGCAAGGTTGATAAAGATAAGGCTCAGAAACTGGCCAAAAAGGTCCAGAAGGGCAAAGGTTTTGACCTGCAGGATTTTAAAGAGCAGCTTGAACAGATGCGCAACATGGGCGGTATGATGTCGCTGGTGGACAAGATGCCGGGCATGGGCAATATGTCGGCACAGATTAAAGACAAGGCTAATGACAAGTCCTTTAATCAGATGGAAGCCATCATTAACTCTATGACGCCCGGTGAACGCCAGCGCCCGGAAATTATTAAGGGCTCAAGAAAACGCCGCATTGCTTCGGGTTCGGGTACGCAGATTCAGGATGTGAACCGGCTGCTTAAGCAATTTACCCAGATGCAGAAAATGATGAAGAAGATGTCTGGCGGTGGCATGGGCAAGATGATGAAACGTATGAAAGGCATGATGCCCCCAGGTGGTCCAGGCGGCCCGGGCGGTATGTTTCCGCGCTGA
- a CDS encoding GGDEF domain-containing protein, with product MMMNKGLLLVAQFILVIGTPIAHAQVAEPVDEFIERTKTVTYDCPNPDDFAELENHLTSNNLTQSQKFALLVEKSHFLICDGKASDAQRLLFEITRGEGVDKQSYFYASAIYQIGFTYDLKEQPQRCEYYDQAQSLATERHSDIYLSATLGLITNCRMDLSVGERLGMMFNVLERYSKTNNYQALAHIHNSIGLIYGNLQQHVLAAEQYLKAHEMGLKVYTGSNQLTILISAISSLLASGQYERAMQAINEFERINRDVATPLTNYFYYHALTGYYYRTGDIENLKAELPALERAVEPLSNPVYKAMVMWYQVVPCVYERDEECVADYLHSLQSMHPAVKRHLESNLDYLKLMVDMQMVLRDWPQAEKAFDKYASRSSANNKHSQSSASILGVANLYSKIYSLESEIERARRIKRTIVGVGIAAFLLFTLTITYYLRKKHHAKLTIDPATGLLNSDVAVSQIQRVQAPEKGKTNALALLDLSNFRELNMAVGLAKGNEILRDISKTLQKVTRDTDILGRYGPEQFLLCLPNIEEQSAMRFFDRLQKELDETRMGPPSHDRINVRSSMSIFIATERWSDMQSVLDELLLSINIKSDH from the coding sequence ATGATGATGAATAAGGGATTGCTATTGGTAGCTCAGTTTATACTGGTGATTGGAACGCCAATAGCCCATGCTCAGGTGGCCGAACCTGTTGATGAATTTATTGAACGGACTAAAACCGTTACCTACGACTGTCCAAATCCGGACGACTTTGCCGAGCTTGAAAATCACTTAACATCCAATAACCTGACTCAGTCACAAAAGTTTGCGCTACTTGTGGAAAAATCACATTTTCTTATTTGTGACGGTAAGGCATCCGATGCGCAAAGGCTTTTGTTTGAGATTACCCGCGGAGAAGGTGTAGATAAGCAAAGCTATTTTTACGCCTCAGCGATCTATCAGATTGGATTTACATACGATCTTAAAGAGCAGCCACAGCGCTGTGAGTATTATGACCAAGCACAATCACTGGCTACAGAGAGGCACAGCGATATTTACCTGAGTGCTACCCTTGGTCTGATCACAAACTGTCGTATGGATCTGTCGGTAGGTGAACGTTTGGGCATGATGTTTAATGTTCTCGAACGCTATTCGAAAACCAATAATTATCAGGCCCTGGCTCACATTCATAACAGTATCGGTCTTATCTATGGCAACCTGCAGCAGCACGTCCTTGCCGCTGAACAATACCTTAAAGCCCACGAAATGGGGCTCAAAGTCTACACCGGAAGTAACCAGTTAACGATTTTGATCAGTGCCATCAGCTCGCTACTGGCAAGTGGTCAGTATGAACGCGCCATGCAAGCCATCAATGAATTTGAGCGGATAAACCGCGATGTTGCGACGCCACTGACCAATTACTTTTACTATCATGCTCTGACGGGCTACTACTATCGGACCGGTGATATTGAAAACCTCAAAGCCGAGCTACCAGCGCTGGAAAGGGCCGTGGAACCCTTATCTAACCCAGTTTATAAAGCGATGGTAATGTGGTACCAGGTTGTGCCATGCGTGTACGAACGAGATGAGGAGTGCGTAGCAGATTATCTTCATTCATTGCAGTCTATGCATCCTGCGGTGAAGCGCCATTTGGAAAGTAATCTCGACTATCTGAAGCTGATGGTTGACATGCAGATGGTGTTGAGAGACTGGCCGCAGGCCGAAAAGGCCTTTGATAAATACGCAAGCCGAAGCAGCGCTAACAATAAACACAGCCAGTCTTCGGCCAGTATTCTGGGGGTCGCCAACCTTTATTCCAAGATTTATTCTCTGGAATCTGAGATTGAACGAGCCCGGCGCATTAAGCGCACCATTGTTGGCGTCGGTATTGCGGCATTTCTGCTCTTCACGCTGACAATAACCTATTACCTGCGTAAAAAGCACCATGCGAAGTTAACCATCGATCCTGCTACAGGCTTATTGAACAGCGATGTTGCCGTGAGCCAGATTCAAAGAGTCCAGGCCCCGGAAAAAGGCAAAACCAATGCGCTGGCACTGCTTGATCTCAGTAATTTCAGGGAGCTCAACATGGCAGTCGGCCTGGCAAAAGGTAACGAGATACTAAGAGATATCTCAAAGACCTTACAAAAAGTCACCCGGGATACCGACATTCTTGGCAGATATGGGCCAGAGCAGTTTCTGTTATGTCTTCCTAATATTGAAGAGCAGAGTGCGATGCGTTTTTTTGACAGGTTGCAAAAGGAACTGGATGAAACCCGTATGGGGCCACCAAGCCATGACAGGATAAATGTCCGCTCCAGCATGAGTATCTTTATTGCAACCGAGAGGTGGTCAGATATGCAAAGCGTTCTGGATGAGTTGCTTCTGTCTATTAATATAAAATCCGATCATTAA
- the rpsP gene encoding 30S ribosomal protein S16, whose product MVTIRLQRGGAKKRPFYQVVVADSRRARDGRFIENIGFFNPTAQGQEEKLRLDLDRVEYWVGHGASLSDRVTRLVKDAKAAA is encoded by the coding sequence ATGGTTACTATTCGTTTACAGCGTGGTGGCGCAAAAAAGCGTCCATTTTATCAGGTCGTGGTGGCTGACAGCCGCCGTGCGCGCGATGGCCGTTTTATTGAAAACATCGGCTTTTTCAACCCGACTGCACAAGGTCAGGAAGAAAAGTTGCGCTTGGATCTGGACCGTGTTGAGTACTGGGTAGGACATGGCGCAAGCCTGTCTGACCGCGTTACTCGTCTGGTCAAAGATGCAAAAGCTGCAGCTTAA
- the rimM gene encoding ribosome maturation factor RimM (Essential for efficient processing of 16S rRNA), translating into MSDASETLVVGKIGAPYGVKGWARITAYTDTPEGIFDYAPWLISQDGKQVEVQVEQWRQQSKGLVAKLVGIEDRDQVDRLKNLEISIRNEQLPELEAGEFYWRELVGMQVVTEKGYNLGVVRELFETGSNDVMIVQANLKDAFAKKERMIPYLPEQVIKQVDRAARTIKVDWEPDF; encoded by the coding sequence ATGAGTGACGCGTCTGAAACTCTGGTGGTCGGCAAAATCGGAGCGCCTTATGGTGTGAAAGGTTGGGCCAGGATCACTGCCTATACTGATACCCCTGAAGGGATATTTGATTACGCGCCCTGGCTGATTAGTCAGGATGGCAAACAAGTGGAAGTTCAGGTGGAACAATGGCGTCAGCAAAGCAAGGGGCTGGTGGCGAAGCTGGTGGGTATTGAAGACAGAGACCAGGTCGACAGACTGAAGAATCTGGAAATCAGTATCCGCAATGAGCAGCTGCCGGAACTTGAAGCCGGTGAGTTTTACTGGCGTGAGCTTGTGGGTATGCAGGTTGTGACTGAAAAAGGTTATAACCTGGGTGTAGTCCGTGAGTTATTTGAGACCGGCTCTAACGATGTCATGATCGTGCAGGCCAATCTTAAAGACGCTTTTGCCAAGAAAGAACGCATGATCCCTTACTTGCCTGAACAGGTGATAAAGCAAGTGGATCGGGCGGCCCGTACCATTAAGGTAGACTGGGAACCGGATTTCTGA
- the trmD gene encoding tRNA (guanosine(37)-N1)-methyltransferase TrmD yields MTRWFGVVSLFPQMFDSFTQQGVFGRAVKSGLLEVACFNPRDFTQDKHRTVDDRPYGGGPGMLMMVQPLTDAIRSARQAAGKCPKVIYLSPQGKKLDQQGVRALSEQDSLILVAGRYEGIDERVIQAEIDEEWSIGDYVLSGGELPAMVLMDAIARFVPGVLGHEQSAEQDSFNEGLLDCPHYTRPENLDGRLVPEVLLSGNHEKIRQWRLKQMLGRTWQRRPELLNDLALTEEQKRLLREFLDENDILNENNNSKPCS; encoded by the coding sequence ATGACCCGCTGGTTTGGGGTAGTCAGTTTGTTTCCGCAGATGTTCGACAGTTTCACTCAGCAGGGTGTATTCGGTCGGGCGGTAAAATCCGGTCTGCTGGAAGTAGCGTGTTTTAATCCAAGAGATTTTACTCAGGATAAACACCGTACCGTGGATGACCGGCCTTATGGTGGTGGTCCGGGTATGCTGATGATGGTGCAGCCGCTCACAGACGCTATCCGTTCTGCCAGACAGGCAGCCGGAAAATGCCCGAAGGTGATTTATTTATCACCTCAGGGTAAGAAACTTGACCAGCAAGGGGTCAGGGCATTGTCTGAACAGGACAGCCTGATCCTGGTTGCCGGTCGCTATGAAGGCATCGACGAGCGAGTCATACAAGCCGAGATAGATGAAGAATGGTCTATCGGTGATTATGTCTTAAGTGGCGGGGAGTTACCTGCCATGGTGCTGATGGATGCGATAGCGCGTTTTGTGCCCGGTGTACTGGGTCATGAGCAATCCGCCGAGCAGGACTCCTTTAACGAAGGCCTGTTGGATTGTCCGCACTATACGCGTCCGGAAAACCTCGACGGTCGCCTGGTTCCTGAAGTGTTGTTATCAGGAAACCATGAAAAAATCAGGCAGTGGCGGTTAAAACAGATGCTGGGGAGAACCTGGCAACGACGCCCTGAATTGTTAAACGACCTGGCTCTGACTGAGGAGCAGAAACGTTTGCTGCGAGAGTTCTTAGATGAGAATGACATCTTAAATGAGAATAACAACAGCAAGCCCTGCAGCTAG
- the rplS gene encoding 50S ribosomal protein L19, with protein sequence MSKVNQDIIKRIEEEQLKKDVPEFGPGDTVVVQVRVKEGEKERLQAYEGVVIAKRNRGLHSAFTVRKISSGEGVERVFQTHSPAVASIEVKRRGAVRRAKLYYLRERSGKSARIKEKLN encoded by the coding sequence ATGAGCAAAGTCAATCAAGATATCATCAAGCGTATTGAAGAAGAACAGTTGAAAAAAGACGTTCCTGAATTTGGCCCCGGTGATACCGTAGTCGTTCAGGTACGGGTTAAAGAAGGCGAGAAAGAGCGTCTTCAGGCTTACGAAGGTGTTGTAATCGCCAAGCGTAACCGTGGCCTGCACTCTGCATTTACCGTACGGAAGATTTCCAGCGGTGAAGGCGTTGAACGTGTATTCCAGACTCACAGTCCTGCGGTGGCTTCAATTGAAGTCAAGCGTCGTGGTGCTGTTCGTCGCGCCAAACTGTACTATCTGCGCGAGCGTAGCGGTAAGTCTGCACGTATCAAAGAGAAGCTTAACTAA
- the queC gene encoding 7-cyano-7-deazaguanine synthase QueC — protein MTQRAVVIFSGGMDSFTVLNKAYRQGLELYALSFDYGQRHRKELDYARAVCQELGIAHKIVDISAINSLIGGSSLTDNMEVAEGHYAAENMKNTVVPNRNMILLSMAVGYAVSLNASQVFYGAHSGDHAIYPDCRPEFVHKMNDVCAIANYEPVEIACPYLDVSKTDILTDGLAMGLDYSKTWTCYNGREKACGKCGACNERLEAFAENGATDPLEYE, from the coding sequence ATGACACAAAGAGCAGTAGTGATCTTTTCCGGCGGCATGGACTCTTTTACCGTACTTAACAAAGCATACCGACAAGGCTTGGAGCTCTATGCCCTGTCATTCGACTACGGTCAGCGCCATCGCAAAGAGCTCGATTATGCCAGAGCCGTCTGCCAGGAGTTGGGGATCGCCCACAAGATTGTGGATATCAGCGCTATCAACAGCCTGATCGGCGGTTCATCCCTGACCGATAACATGGAGGTGGCTGAAGGTCATTACGCCGCCGAGAACATGAAGAACACTGTGGTGCCCAACCGCAATATGATCTTACTCTCAATGGCGGTGGGTTATGCTGTTTCTCTTAACGCCTCACAGGTTTTCTATGGCGCCCACTCAGGGGACCATGCCATTTACCCCGACTGTCGGCCTGAGTTTGTGCATAAGATGAATGACGTTTGCGCGATTGCCAACTATGAACCGGTTGAAATCGCCTGCCCTTATCTGGACGTCAGCAAAACCGACATCCTTACCGATGGCCTGGCCATGGGGCTGGACTACAGTAAGACCTGGACATGCTATAACGGCAGAGAAAAAGCCTGTGGAAAATGCGGCGCCTGTAATGAACGACTAGAAGCCTTTGCTGAGAACGGGGCAACAGATCCGCTGGAGTATGAGTAA
- the queE gene encoding 7-carboxy-7-deazaguanine synthase QueE, with product MSVLKVNEMFETIQGEGFYTGLPAIFVRLQGCPVGCPWCDTKHTWTLDPAFQTDTQQVLAKTSDSEQYFSADEHKLLSLFEQQKYHARHVVITGGEPAMYDLTSLTSLLIDKGYSVQIETSGTFEIQAHPGTWITLSPKVNMKGGYKVLDQPLQKANEIKHPIAMQKHIDELDALLARTATNPKAMIYLQPISQQQRATDLAVATCIKKNWRLSLQTHKFIGIE from the coding sequence GTGAGTGTGTTAAAGGTCAATGAAATGTTTGAAACTATCCAGGGGGAGGGGTTCTATACCGGGCTACCAGCGATTTTTGTCCGCTTGCAGGGTTGTCCTGTGGGTTGCCCCTGGTGCGATACCAAGCACACCTGGACGCTCGATCCGGCCTTTCAGACCGACACGCAACAGGTGCTGGCGAAAACCTCAGACTCAGAGCAGTATTTCAGTGCCGATGAGCACAAACTGCTGAGTTTATTTGAGCAGCAAAAGTATCATGCCAGGCATGTGGTGATCACCGGCGGTGAACCGGCCATGTACGATCTGACTTCGTTAACCTCGTTGCTGATTGACAAGGGCTATAGCGTGCAAATCGAAACCAGTGGTACCTTTGAGATCCAGGCCCACCCTGGAACCTGGATAACCCTGTCGCCAAAAGTGAATATGAAAGGGGGCTATAAGGTGTTGGATCAGCCTCTGCAAAAGGCCAATGAAATTAAGCATCCCATAGCAATGCAAAAACATATTGATGAGCTGGATGCGCTGCTGGCCAGAACGGCGACTAACCCAAAAGCAATGATTTACCTGCAACCTATCAGTCAGCAACAGCGGGCCACGGACCTCGCGGTTGCTACCTGTATCAAAAAAAACTGGCGCTTATCACTGCAAACCCATAAATTTATCGGCATTGAGTAA
- a CDS encoding transporter substrate-binding domain-containing protein, whose product MRLSALLIGLMVAMPALSATWNIKYPRPMSDEDSRHQYPLQLLEKALEKTGVKYQLTPTDKILLQSKALKQLKGNREVSVVWSMTDEQREEEYLPIRIPIYKGLIGMRIPLVRKADEDLLKYVQSMEKLNLFSPLSGHDWPDTKILQANGFAVVTEENYEQLFTQLAAGKGDFFPRSVVEVWQELGKHENLISESHIALHYPTAMYFFVNKNNQSLARLIESGLEKLISSGEFEQLFLAAHQQSLTKAELDKRRIFRLDNPVLPAATPLARDELWHQPKSPD is encoded by the coding sequence ATGAGACTGTCTGCGCTTTTAATCGGTCTGATGGTGGCCATGCCAGCCCTGTCAGCCACCTGGAATATCAAGTATCCCCGCCCCATGTCGGATGAAGACAGTCGCCATCAGTACCCACTACAGTTGTTGGAAAAAGCCCTTGAGAAAACGGGGGTTAAATACCAGTTGACTCCGACCGACAAGATCCTGTTGCAGAGTAAAGCGCTGAAACAGCTTAAGGGTAATCGTGAAGTCAGTGTGGTCTGGAGTATGACCGATGAGCAGCGGGAGGAGGAGTACCTGCCTATCCGCATCCCCATCTATAAGGGCCTGATTGGCATGCGGATCCCCCTGGTCAGAAAAGCCGATGAGGACTTGCTCAAATATGTGCAAAGTATGGAAAAGCTCAATCTTTTCAGTCCCCTGTCAGGGCATGACTGGCCGGATACCAAGATCCTCCAGGCGAATGGCTTTGCCGTGGTCACAGAAGAAAACTATGAACAGCTTTTTACGCAGTTGGCTGCAGGTAAGGGGGATTTTTTTCCACGTTCGGTGGTAGAGGTCTGGCAGGAGCTGGGTAAGCATGAGAACCTGATCTCAGAGTCTCATATTGCGCTGCATTACCCTACAGCCATGTATTTTTTTGTGAATAAAAACAACCAGTCCTTGGCCCGTCTTATTGAAAGTGGTCTGGAAAAATTGATTTCATCTGGTGAGTTTGAGCAGCTTTTCCTTGCCGCTCATCAACAAAGTCTTACCAAGGCCGAATTAGACAAGCGGCGAATCTTTCGCCTCGATAATCCTGTTCTGCCAGCGGCAACGCCACTCGCCCGGGATGAGCTGTGGCATCAGCCAAAGAGCCCTGACTGA